From the Lathyrus oleraceus cultivar Zhongwan6 chromosome 4, CAAS_Psat_ZW6_1.0, whole genome shotgun sequence genome, one window contains:
- the LOC127137311 gene encoding uncharacterized protein LOC127137311 has protein sequence MFMNTLQGPYLDRLIGSNASGFSNLVTAEEQIENGIKIGKIQDAAAATSGAKKPHSGFPKKKEGEANTSMIAKREAEAYQMPYYSVAAVAPNAYQQPTYVIPTGPPARELRPPPTPLPQGYDANVRCEFHSGELGHTIENCRALKHKVQDLIDSKAISFAPAVANIANNPMQANIHLKANYRLLDERIRAIEGFSGYGIDAKDLSLVPNVVLPPKFKASDLPKYKGLSCPRSHIIMYCRKMESYINNDELHIHCFQDSLFGASLDWYMSLERSKIRSWKDLSKAFLRQYKYNMDMARTRLQRRNQACKSSKTFKEYAERWREMASRVRPALTDVELVDIFMSTFQGLYYEKIVGSSSSNFSDIVTIGKCIENGLKTGKIAIVDSQTMAKKSQGLLRRRRPMQVL, from the exons ATGTTCATGAATACCCTTCAAGGACCATACCTTGATAGGTTGATTGGAAGTAATGCCTCAGGATTCTCAAACCTGGTCACCGCTGAGGAACAAATTGAGAACGGTATAAAAATCGGCAAGATACAAGATGCAGCAGCTGCTACTAGTGGAGCAAAGAAACCCCATTCCGGATTCCCCAAAAAGAAGGAAGGGGAGGCCAATACTTCCATGATAGCCAAAAGAGAAGCTGAAGCCTACCAAATGCCATACTATTCGGTGGCAGCAGTTGCACCTAACGCGTATCAGCAGCCGACATATGTTATCCCAACTGGTCCTCCAGCAAG AGAGTTGAGACCTCCTCCAACACCTCTCCCTCAAGGATATGACGCTAATGTTaggtgtgaattccattctggaGAACTTGGACATACCATCGAGAACTGCAGAGCCTTGAAGCATAAGGTCCAAGACTTGATTGACTCTAAAGCTATATCGTTCGCGCCAGCTGTTGCAAACATAGCAAACAACCCCATGCAGGCCA ATATTCACTT AAAAGCAAATTATCGGTTACTAGATGAGAGGATCAGAGCCATTGAAGGATTCTCTGGTTATGGTATTGATGCTAAGGACTTGAGCCTAGTTCCTAATGTGGTGCTTCCACCTAAGTTCAAAGCGTCGGACCTACCAAAATACAAGGGTTTAAGTTGTCCAAGAAGTCATATCATTATGTATTGTAGGAAGATGGAATCCTACATTAATAATGATGAGCTTCACatccattgcttccaagacagcttaTTTGGGGCATCCTTGGATTGGTATATGAGTTTAGAACGCAGTAAAATCAGATCTTGGAAGGATTTGTCTAAAGCCTTTCTTAGgcaatacaaatataacatggacatggctcgCACCAGGTTACAACGGCGAAATCAAGCCTGCAAGAGCAGCAAAACATTTAAGGAATACGCTGAAAGATGGCGTGAAATGGCTTCTAGAGTTAGACCTGCGCTAACAGATGTTGAATTGGTCGATATCTTCATGAGCACATTCCAAGGTCTGTACTATGAGAAGATTGTTGGTAGTTCATCATCCAACTTTTCCGACATAGTGACCATCGGAAAGTGCATTGAAAATGGACTGAAAACCGGGAAAATTGCTATTGTTGATAGCCAGACAATGGCCAAGAAATCTCAGGGGTTGCTAAGAAGAAGGAGGCCAATGCAAGTACTGTGA